The Mycolicibacterium flavescens genome has a segment encoding these proteins:
- the fabH gene encoding 3-oxoacyl-ACP synthase: MTVSLLDVSTYLPGEPIGAEYYAQFAESDDLRDSMMFRAPRFRHHVAPDETAVDMVERAAAGLIERHGQDAVAGADVLITHTQMPDVPFYGGGGAMAHRLGMKPTWVLDLHNGGCAAFVFGLQVARQLLSSGAGRTALVAVAQNAAGQVFDQPQVRRKAQASVPGDGAAVGLVAVSEQSPILDVECRTYGEFAGDMTIASDPPRKWWQPGPGEGYIGFTESKITKVLARGNRQVPEVSYAVCDRIGIKPPDLSLLVTNQPNRVFLRNWREALELPPERHIDTFDQCGNLFAAGIPVNLDRAIDSGRLKPGEVVLMAAFAHAGDFAGAAAVRWGGRG; encoded by the coding sequence ATGACCGTCAGCCTTCTGGACGTATCGACGTACCTGCCCGGTGAGCCGATCGGCGCCGAATACTATGCGCAGTTCGCCGAATCCGACGATCTGCGGGACAGCATGATGTTCCGCGCCCCCAGATTCCGCCACCACGTCGCGCCCGACGAGACCGCCGTCGACATGGTCGAGCGGGCGGCCGCCGGCCTGATCGAGCGTCACGGCCAGGACGCCGTCGCCGGCGCCGACGTCCTGATCACCCACACGCAGATGCCCGACGTCCCGTTCTACGGTGGCGGCGGCGCCATGGCGCACCGACTCGGTATGAAGCCGACATGGGTGCTCGATCTGCACAACGGCGGCTGCGCGGCGTTCGTGTTCGGGCTGCAGGTGGCGCGGCAGCTGCTGTCCTCCGGCGCGGGACGCACGGCGCTGGTCGCCGTCGCGCAGAACGCCGCCGGTCAGGTCTTCGACCAACCGCAGGTGCGGCGCAAGGCGCAGGCATCGGTGCCGGGCGACGGCGCGGCCGTCGGCCTGGTGGCGGTGTCGGAGCAGTCACCGATCCTCGACGTCGAATGTCGTACCTACGGCGAGTTCGCCGGCGATATGACGATCGCGTCCGACCCGCCGCGCAAGTGGTGGCAGCCGGGTCCGGGGGAGGGCTACATCGGTTTCACCGAAAGCAAGATCACCAAGGTGCTGGCGCGAGGCAACCGGCAGGTTCCCGAGGTGTCGTACGCGGTATGCGACCGCATCGGGATCAAGCCCCCCGATCTAAGTCTGCTCGTCACCAACCAGCCGAACCGGGTGTTCTTGCGCAACTGGCGAGAAGCGCTCGAACTCCCGCCCGAGCGTCACATCGACACCTTCGACCAGTGCGGCAACCTGTTCGCCGCGGGCATTCCGGTCAACCTCGATCGTGCGATCGACAGCGGAAGACTAAAACCGGGGGAGGTCGTGTTGATGGCGGCGTTCGCCCACGCCGGTGATTTCGCCGGGGCGGCCGCAGTGCGGTGGGGCGGCCGCGGCTGA
- a CDS encoding transcriptional regulator yields the protein MAPQPSRQDDHDPIALARANWERCGWGEVADGMVAVTSVMRAHQILLARVESALRPYDLSFSRFELLRLLAFTRNGALPITKASDRLQVHVTSVTHAIRRLEGDGLVERIPHPTDGRTTLVQITDLGRSTVEDATVTLNNEVFADIGMSSAESRALADSIQTLRRNSGDF from the coding sequence GTGGCCCCCCAACCGTCGCGGCAGGATGACCATGACCCGATCGCGCTCGCGCGGGCCAACTGGGAGCGTTGCGGGTGGGGCGAGGTCGCCGACGGCATGGTCGCCGTGACATCGGTGATGCGGGCCCACCAGATCCTGCTGGCGCGCGTCGAAAGCGCACTTCGACCCTACGATCTGAGCTTTTCGCGGTTCGAGTTGCTGAGGCTGTTGGCGTTCACCCGCAACGGCGCGCTGCCGATCACCAAGGCCTCCGATCGGCTGCAGGTGCACGTCACCAGCGTCACGCACGCGATTCGGCGACTGGAGGGCGACGGTCTCGTCGAGCGGATTCCCCATCCGACCGACGGGCGCACCACGCTGGTTCAGATCACCGACCTCGGCCGCTCGACGGTCGAGGACGCCACGGTGACGTTGAACAACGAGGTCTTCGCCGACATCGGAATGTCGAGCGCCGAGTCGCGGGCCCTGGCCGATTCGATCCAGACGCTGCGCCGCAACTCCGGGGACTTCTAG
- the pat_2 gene encoding PLP-dependent enzyme, histidinol-phosphate/aromatic aminotransferase or cobyric acid decarboxylase, whose amino-acid sequence MSEPMHRGAEALGALPTSLDPMALSLNENPFPPLPSVRSALSASIEAANRYPEYLPERLRSLIAGHTGLCDEQVVVGAGATGVIMQVLHAVTDPGDRIVMATPTFDGYPIFAQMARLESVPVALDAHGHHDLDAMVWAATGARVVVVCRPHNPTGTVEHGAELERFLRRLSPETVVLLDEAYAEFLAPECRMDAVGLVARHPNVVVLRTFSKAYGLAGLRIGYGFCAPQLARRLWSMQLPFGVAITALVAVAASFDAEAELCQRIRMITSERRHLRMRLRSMGVYSTESNANFVYVPDCGRGWGQVFETNGVRVRQYADGGVRITVGDRRSTRAVVAAVAQAMR is encoded by the coding sequence ATGTCCGAACCGATGCACAGGGGAGCGGAGGCGCTCGGCGCGCTACCCACCTCATTGGACCCGATGGCGCTGTCGCTCAACGAGAATCCCTTCCCGCCACTGCCGTCCGTGCGGTCGGCGCTGAGCGCCTCGATCGAGGCAGCCAACCGGTATCCGGAGTACCTGCCAGAGCGGCTGCGCTCGCTGATCGCCGGACACACGGGCCTGTGCGACGAGCAGGTCGTGGTCGGGGCCGGCGCCACCGGTGTGATCATGCAGGTGTTGCATGCGGTGACGGATCCCGGCGATCGAATCGTCATGGCCACGCCGACGTTCGACGGATATCCGATCTTCGCGCAGATGGCGCGGCTGGAATCGGTCCCCGTTGCGCTGGACGCGCACGGTCACCACGATCTCGACGCGATGGTGTGGGCCGCGACCGGTGCCAGGGTCGTGGTGGTGTGCCGTCCGCACAACCCGACCGGCACAGTCGAGCACGGCGCCGAACTCGAGCGGTTCCTTCGGCGCCTGTCGCCGGAGACGGTGGTCCTTCTCGACGAGGCATACGCGGAGTTCCTGGCGCCGGAGTGCCGCATGGACGCCGTCGGATTGGTCGCGCGGCACCCCAATGTGGTGGTGCTGCGGACGTTTTCGAAGGCCTACGGGTTGGCCGGACTCCGGATCGGGTACGGCTTCTGCGCCCCACAGCTGGCCCGCAGGCTGTGGAGCATGCAACTGCCTTTTGGTGTCGCGATCACCGCACTCGTTGCGGTCGCGGCGTCGTTTGACGCGGAAGCCGAGCTGTGTCAACGCATCCGGATGATCACCAGCGAGCGTCGACACCTGCGCATGCGGCTGCGGTCCATGGGGGTGTACAGCACCGAGAGCAACGCCAACTTCGTCTACGTGCCGGACTGTGGCCGTGGCTGGGGGCAGGTCTTCGAGACGAACGGAGTGCGTGTCCGGCAGTACGCCGACGGTGGCGTGCGCATCACCGTGGGAGACCGCAGATCCACCCGCGCCGTGGTGGCCGCGGTCGCCCAGGCCATGCGCTGA
- a CDS encoding MarR family transcriptional regulator: MAGRGRLTEEELGAWRAFVTMQHKLERHLVMHLQREFGLSDSDFEILVNLSEAPKGRMRAYELGKATHWEKTRLSHHLTRMQKRGLIRREESTGRYPDIVLTDTGRAAIKASAPANAERVRELFIDVLGPKRLAAFREASEDVIAGIEEHLAKACTLE, encoded by the coding sequence ATGGCTGGTAGAGGGCGGCTGACCGAGGAAGAACTGGGCGCCTGGCGCGCATTCGTGACGATGCAGCACAAGCTCGAGCGTCACCTGGTGATGCATCTGCAGCGCGAGTTCGGGCTCTCGGATTCCGACTTCGAGATTTTGGTCAACCTGTCGGAGGCACCCAAGGGGCGGATGCGCGCGTACGAGCTCGGCAAAGCCACCCACTGGGAGAAGACCCGGCTGTCACACCACCTGACCCGGATGCAGAAGCGCGGCCTGATCCGCAGGGAGGAGTCGACCGGTCGCTACCCCGACATCGTGCTGACCGACACCGGCCGCGCGGCGATCAAGGCGTCCGCACCGGCCAACGCGGAACGGGTGCGCGAACTGTTCATCGACGTGCTCGGCCCGAAGCGCCTTGCGGCATTTCGTGAAGCGTCCGAAGACGTGATCGCCGGCATCGAGGAGCACCTGGCGAAGGCCTGCACCCTCGAGTGA
- a CDS encoding NmrA family protein: MAQHVITVVGATGKQGGGLARAILADPSGKFSVRAVTRNPQSTQAKRLAAAGAEVVEADLYDLTGMQRAFDGAEAAFVVTNYWAERTAEEEAVRTRAESELYQAETAARAAKSADVAHVIWSTLEDTRDHFGDDARVPTVEGRYKVPHFDAKAEADALFAERRVPTTFLRTAGFYEGFLSDLQPVRDPDGHLVLTLPMADRPMAAIAVGDIGRTALGIFKRGPEFIGQTVSIAGDHLTGEEFAAELSRLHGEPVAYRPQSWDELRAMDFPGAIEMGNMFQFYAEDSERFTAARDLAFVRTLNPELLSFRDWVTRQNAA; encoded by the coding sequence ATGGCTCAGCATGTGATCACCGTTGTGGGAGCGACCGGCAAACAGGGCGGCGGACTGGCCCGAGCGATCCTCGCCGATCCGAGCGGGAAGTTCTCGGTCCGTGCAGTGACGCGCAACCCGCAGTCCACGCAGGCAAAGCGGCTTGCCGCAGCGGGCGCTGAAGTCGTCGAGGCCGACCTGTATGACCTCACGGGCATGCAGCGCGCCTTCGACGGAGCCGAGGCGGCGTTCGTCGTCACCAATTACTGGGCGGAGCGGACGGCAGAAGAGGAAGCGGTCCGCACCAGGGCGGAATCGGAGCTGTACCAAGCCGAAACCGCGGCGCGCGCGGCGAAGTCAGCGGACGTGGCGCACGTCATCTGGTCGACCTTGGAGGACACCCGGGACCACTTCGGCGACGACGCACGGGTGCCGACGGTCGAGGGACGATACAAGGTGCCGCACTTCGACGCGAAGGCAGAGGCCGACGCCCTCTTCGCCGAACGCCGCGTGCCCACGACGTTTCTCCGGACAGCCGGGTTCTACGAGGGGTTCCTCTCCGACCTGCAACCGGTCCGCGATCCCGACGGGCACCTGGTGCTCACGCTGCCGATGGCGGACCGGCCGATGGCGGCGATCGCCGTCGGTGACATCGGCCGAACCGCACTCGGCATCTTCAAGCGAGGTCCGGAGTTCATCGGCCAGACCGTGAGCATCGCCGGTGACCACTTGACCGGCGAGGAGTTCGCCGCCGAACTCTCGAGGCTGCACGGCGAACCGGTGGCTTATCGACCGCAGTCCTGGGATGAGCTGCGCGCCATGGACTTCCCCGGCGCTATCGAGATGGGCAACATGTTCCAGTTCTACGCCGAGGACTCCGAACGGTTCACCGCTGCGCGCGATCTGGCGTTCGTGCGGACGCTGAACCCCGAGCTGTTGTCCTTCCGCGACTGGGTGACGCGGCAGAACGCGGCATGA
- the mmsB gene encoding 3-hydroxyisobutyrate dehydrogenase → MTTIAFLGLGNMGGPMAANLVAAGQTVRGFDPQPTLKSAAADKGVSVFDSGAEAVSEAEVVITSLPNGDIVKACYAEVLPAAKDNALFIDTSTISVDDARSIHQQALERGLAQLDAPVSGGVKGATAGTLAFMVGGEDEAVERARPVLEPLAGKIIHCGASGTGQAAKLCNNMVLAVQQIAIGEAFVLAEKLGLPAQSLFDVITGATGNCWSVHTNCPVPGPVPTSPANNDFKPGFATALMNKDLGLAMAAVESTGSNAPLGSHAAEIYKKFAADHADKDFSAVIEALRGN, encoded by the coding sequence ATGACGACGATCGCGTTCTTGGGGCTGGGCAACATGGGCGGGCCGATGGCGGCGAACCTGGTTGCCGCCGGCCAGACGGTCCGCGGGTTCGACCCCCAGCCGACGCTGAAATCGGCCGCGGCCGACAAGGGCGTGTCGGTTTTCGACAGCGGCGCTGAGGCGGTCAGCGAGGCCGAGGTCGTGATCACCTCGCTGCCCAACGGCGACATCGTGAAAGCGTGCTACGCCGAGGTGCTCCCCGCGGCCAAGGACAACGCGCTGTTCATCGACACCTCCACAATCTCTGTCGACGACGCGCGCAGCATTCATCAGCAGGCCCTCGAGCGTGGCTTGGCGCAACTCGACGCCCCGGTGTCGGGCGGGGTGAAGGGTGCCACTGCGGGCACGCTGGCGTTCATGGTCGGCGGTGAGGACGAAGCGGTGGAACGCGCCCGGCCTGTGCTCGAACCGTTGGCGGGCAAGATCATTCACTGCGGCGCCTCCGGTACCGGCCAGGCCGCCAAACTGTGCAACAACATGGTGCTCGCGGTGCAGCAGATCGCGATCGGCGAGGCGTTTGTGCTCGCCGAGAAGCTGGGCCTGCCGGCGCAGTCGCTGTTCGACGTGATCACCGGGGCCACCGGCAACTGCTGGTCGGTGCACACCAATTGTCCTGTCCCGGGACCGGTTCCGACGTCGCCGGCCAACAACGACTTCAAACCCGGTTTCGCGACCGCGTTGATGAACAAGGATCTCGGCCTGGCCATGGCCGCGGTCGAGTCGACCGGTTCGAACGCCCCGCTGGGCAGCCACGCCGCGGAGATCTACAAGAAGTTCGCCGCCGACCATGCCGACAAGGACTTCAGCGCGGTGATCGAGGCGCTGCGGGGCAACTGA
- a CDS encoding putative phosphatase/phosphohexomutase, which produces MRGLVFDLDALTDIECDGHRVAYNAAFATHGLDFQWSVPRYRQLLALTDERQRVAAELRKRCVATEADVLTKLLADEIYTTKTMLFDELILERDLSPRAGLVDFVMDAVGAGVQVAVVVNGQRGWAEPLVRQLVGEGLVDVVVSAEDVVKPMPDPEAHRHALWELGLSADDAFAVTGSASGLRAANAAGMPTLVITGEGTPDIPAAVAVRPDYGGASPLRLADCQRLHANWSRSRKQTAA; this is translated from the coding sequence GTGCGCGGTCTGGTGTTCGACCTCGACGCGCTGACCGACATCGAATGTGACGGCCACCGGGTCGCCTACAACGCCGCCTTCGCGACGCACGGCCTGGATTTCCAGTGGTCGGTGCCGCGTTATCGACAGCTGCTCGCGCTCACCGACGAGCGCCAGAGGGTCGCCGCCGAGCTTCGCAAGCGGTGCGTGGCCACCGAGGCCGACGTGCTCACCAAGCTGCTGGCAGACGAGATCTACACCACCAAGACCATGCTGTTCGACGAGTTGATCCTCGAGCGCGACCTGTCTCCGCGCGCCGGGTTGGTCGACTTCGTGATGGACGCCGTCGGCGCCGGCGTGCAGGTGGCCGTCGTGGTGAACGGTCAGCGGGGCTGGGCCGAGCCGCTGGTGCGCCAACTCGTCGGCGAGGGTCTTGTCGATGTCGTGGTCTCCGCCGAGGACGTCGTCAAGCCGATGCCCGATCCGGAGGCACACCGGCACGCGTTGTGGGAGCTCGGGCTGTCCGCCGACGACGCGTTCGCCGTCACCGGCTCGGCCTCGGGGCTGCGGGCGGCCAACGCCGCCGGGATGCCGACGCTGGTGATCACGGGGGAGGGCACCCCCGACATCCCGGCCGCGGTGGCGGTGCGGCCCGACTACGGTGGCGCCAGCCCGCTGCGCCTCGCCGATTGCCAGCGCCTGCACGCCAACTGGTCGCGTAGCCGTAAGCAGACGGCCGCGTAG
- the nox_4 gene encoding nitroreductase, with protein sequence MTDIPTAEEALARLDMPLVEAIMTQRAVRRVLPDPVDDAIVLKCIELALRAPTGSNGQNWEFIVVKDQAVKDQLGKRYRQAWSLYGGIGRRLAAGDESMQKILRAVQWQVDHFSEIPVLVVPCLRGGSRLPYMPSPFVGESSFFGSIYPSVQNLLLAARAMGLGASLITLPLWSVTSARRTLGLPLTVTPICVVPLGWPRGRYGPTTRKPVGQVAHLDTYGERAWVDADAR encoded by the coding sequence ATGACCGACATCCCCACCGCCGAAGAAGCGCTCGCCCGCCTCGACATGCCGCTGGTCGAGGCGATTATGACCCAGCGTGCCGTCCGCCGTGTCCTACCCGACCCCGTCGACGACGCCATCGTGCTGAAGTGCATCGAGCTGGCGCTGCGGGCTCCCACCGGGTCGAACGGGCAGAACTGGGAGTTCATCGTGGTGAAGGACCAGGCCGTCAAGGACCAGCTCGGTAAGCGTTATCGGCAGGCCTGGTCGCTGTACGGCGGGATAGGCCGGCGTCTGGCCGCCGGCGACGAATCGATGCAAAAGATCCTGCGGGCCGTGCAGTGGCAAGTCGACCATTTCAGTGAGATCCCGGTCCTCGTCGTACCGTGCCTGCGCGGCGGTTCACGGCTGCCCTACATGCCGTCGCCGTTCGTCGGCGAGTCGTCGTTCTTCGGGTCGATCTACCCCAGCGTGCAGAACCTGCTCCTGGCTGCGCGGGCGATGGGGCTCGGTGCGTCGCTGATCACCCTGCCGCTGTGGAGCGTGACATCGGCCCGGCGAACCCTGGGCCTGCCGCTGACCGTGACACCCATCTGCGTCGTGCCCCTGGGCTGGCCGCGTGGCCGGTACGGACCGACGACGCGCAAGCCGGTCGGACAGGTCGCCCACCTGGACACATACGGCGAGCGCGCCTGGGTCGACGCCGACGCTCGGTGA
- the nreC_2 gene encoding response regulator containing a CheY-like receiver domain and an HTH DNA-binding domain, translated as MPSSPPVRLVLVDDHEMVIEGLKAMLAAFADRVQVVGQAVGAERAAAVIDDLDPDIVLCDVRMQGASGLDLCAELRERNADRKIVMLSVYDDEQYLFQALRVGASGYLLKSISSDELVRQLEFVHRGETAIDPGMAARAVDTAARLQRDEFWPGARQGLTQRESEILSLVVNGLSNRAIAAKLVIGDETVKTHLSSIYRKLGVSDRTGAVATALREGIFK; from the coding sequence ATGCCGAGCAGCCCACCGGTACGTCTTGTGCTGGTCGACGACCACGAAATGGTCATCGAGGGCCTCAAGGCCATGCTCGCGGCGTTCGCCGACCGGGTGCAGGTTGTCGGGCAGGCCGTCGGCGCCGAACGCGCGGCCGCGGTCATCGACGATCTCGATCCCGACATCGTGCTGTGCGATGTGCGGATGCAGGGTGCCAGCGGCCTGGACCTGTGCGCCGAACTGCGCGAACGCAACGCCGACCGCAAGATCGTCATGCTGTCGGTCTACGACGACGAGCAGTACCTGTTCCAGGCCCTTCGCGTCGGGGCGTCCGGATATCTGCTCAAGAGCATCAGCAGCGACGAACTGGTACGGCAGTTGGAGTTCGTCCACCGCGGCGAGACCGCGATCGACCCGGGCATGGCGGCCAGGGCCGTCGACACCGCAGCGCGGCTTCAGCGCGACGAGTTCTGGCCGGGCGCGCGCCAGGGGTTGACCCAGCGTGAGAGTGAGATCCTCTCGCTCGTCGTCAACGGGCTGTCCAACCGGGCGATCGCGGCCAAGCTGGTGATCGGGGACGAGACGGTCAAGACCCACCTCAGCTCGATTTACCGCAAGCTCGGTGTCAGCGACCGCACCGGCGCCGTCGCGACGGCCCTGCGCGAGGGAATCTTCAAGTGA
- a CDS encoding acyl-CoA dehydrogenase: MDYFGLDDDERVIAETAAAFAEKRLAPFALEWDRTHHFPTDVLREAAELGMAAVYCNEDVGGSGLRRLDGVRIFEQLATADPTVAAFLSIHNMCTWMVDTYGTPEQRKSWVPRLASMESIASYCLTEPGAGSDASALRTRAVRDGDHYALDGVKQFISGAGSSDVYVVMARTGGEGPRGISTFLVEKDAAGLTFGADEEKMGWHAQPTAQVIFEGVRVPADAMLGGADGEGTGFGIAMNGLNGGRINIAACSLGGAQAAYDKAAAYVRDREAFGGPLLDEPTIRFTLAEMSTALETSRNLLWRAATALDENHPDKVELCAMAKLYVTDACYTVADQALQLHGGYGYLNEYGLEKIVRDLRVHRILEGTNEIMRVVIGRSQAAKVRASA; the protein is encoded by the coding sequence ATGGACTATTTCGGGCTCGACGACGACGAGCGCGTGATCGCCGAGACGGCGGCCGCGTTCGCCGAGAAGCGGCTCGCGCCGTTCGCGTTGGAGTGGGACCGCACGCACCACTTCCCCACCGACGTGCTGCGCGAGGCCGCCGAGCTCGGAATGGCGGCGGTGTACTGCAACGAGGACGTCGGTGGCAGCGGTTTGCGCAGGCTCGACGGCGTGCGGATCTTCGAACAGCTCGCCACGGCGGATCCGACGGTGGCGGCGTTCCTGTCCATCCACAACATGTGCACGTGGATGGTCGACACCTACGGCACGCCCGAACAACGCAAGAGCTGGGTGCCGCGGCTGGCGTCGATGGAGTCGATCGCCAGCTACTGCCTGACCGAGCCCGGTGCGGGGTCCGATGCGAGTGCGTTGCGCACCAGGGCCGTTCGGGACGGTGACCACTACGCCCTCGACGGGGTGAAGCAGTTCATCTCCGGCGCCGGGTCCTCGGACGTGTACGTGGTGATGGCGCGCACCGGCGGGGAGGGCCCGCGGGGTATCTCGACCTTCCTCGTCGAGAAGGACGCTGCTGGACTGACTTTCGGGGCCGATGAAGAGAAGATGGGCTGGCACGCCCAGCCGACAGCCCAGGTGATCTTCGAAGGCGTCCGCGTTCCCGCCGATGCGATGTTGGGCGGTGCCGACGGCGAGGGCACCGGCTTCGGGATCGCGATGAACGGGCTCAACGGCGGCCGGATCAACATCGCGGCGTGCTCGCTCGGCGGTGCACAGGCCGCCTACGACAAGGCCGCCGCCTATGTCCGAGACCGCGAAGCGTTCGGCGGCCCACTTCTCGACGAGCCCACCATCCGGTTCACCCTGGCCGAGATGTCCACCGCGCTCGAGACCTCGCGAAACCTGTTGTGGCGCGCGGCGACCGCGCTGGACGAGAACCACCCCGACAAGGTCGAGCTGTGCGCGATGGCCAAGCTCTACGTCACCGATGCCTGCTACACGGTCGCCGACCAGGCACTGCAGTTGCACGGTGGCTACGGCTACCTCAACGAGTACGGGTTGGAGAAGATCGTCCGGGACCTGCGGGTACACCGGATCCTCGAGGGAACCAACGAAATCATGCGGGTGGTCATCGGGCGGTCGCAGGCCGCCAAGGTGCGGGCGTCCGCTTAG
- the nreB_2 gene encoding GAF sensor signal transduction histidine kinase — protein sequence MTTESGPSDAVRELSQYALAADRELALLRELIQAASKGPGVEPLAAAAARMITAATASDVCFVHVLDDSDRSLTLAGATPPFDAEIGKIRLPLGQGISGWVASHREPVVITQDKESDPRYMPFQSLRGRDFTSMVSVPMETDPGGLVGVLNVHTVERRDFTERDVELLVVIGRLIAGAMHQARLHRQLVARERAHENFVEQVIEAQELERRRLAGDIHDGISQRLVTLSYRLDAATRSDEPAIVAEQLGKARELVDLTLQEARAAISGLRPPVLDDLGLAGGLASLARSIPQIGIEVDLAERRLPDHIELALYRIAQECLQNVVKHAKAASARLTFAVDPGDSGDVARLEIVDDGVGFDTFEHPLGGDDMGGYGLLSMAERAEIVGGRLNIRSRPGAGTAVTATIPLPTVLE from the coding sequence GTGACGACGGAATCGGGTCCGTCGGACGCGGTGCGGGAGCTGAGCCAGTACGCGCTGGCCGCCGACCGCGAGCTGGCACTGCTGCGCGAACTGATCCAGGCCGCGTCCAAGGGTCCGGGTGTCGAACCGCTGGCCGCCGCGGCCGCGCGGATGATCACTGCGGCCACCGCCAGCGACGTGTGCTTCGTGCACGTCCTCGACGACAGCGACCGGTCACTCACGCTGGCCGGTGCCACACCGCCGTTCGACGCCGAGATAGGAAAGATCAGACTGCCTCTGGGCCAGGGCATCTCGGGTTGGGTCGCCAGCCACCGAGAGCCGGTGGTGATCACGCAGGACAAGGAGTCCGATCCGCGCTACATGCCGTTTCAGTCGCTGCGGGGCCGCGATTTCACGTCGATGGTGTCGGTGCCGATGGAGACCGACCCGGGCGGCCTTGTCGGCGTGCTGAACGTGCACACCGTGGAGCGCCGCGATTTCACCGAGCGCGACGTCGAGTTGCTCGTGGTGATCGGCAGGCTCATCGCAGGGGCCATGCACCAGGCCCGGCTGCACCGGCAGCTGGTGGCCCGCGAACGGGCCCACGAGAATTTCGTCGAGCAGGTGATCGAGGCTCAGGAGCTCGAACGGCGAAGGCTTGCAGGCGATATCCACGACGGTATCTCGCAGCGGCTGGTCACCTTGTCCTATCGGTTGGACGCCGCGACCCGATCCGACGAACCCGCGATCGTCGCCGAACAGCTCGGCAAGGCACGCGAGTTGGTCGACCTGACGCTGCAGGAGGCCCGCGCGGCGATCAGCGGGTTGCGCCCGCCGGTTCTCGACGACCTCGGACTGGCCGGCGGACTGGCCAGCCTCGCCCGATCGATACCGCAGATCGGCATCGAGGTGGATCTGGCGGAGCGCCGCCTCCCCGACCACATCGAGCTCGCGCTGTACCGCATCGCACAGGAGTGCCTGCAGAACGTCGTCAAACACGCCAAGGCCGCGTCGGCCCGGCTGACGTTCGCCGTCGACCCCGGCGACAGCGGTGATGTCGCACGTCTCGAAATCGTCGACGACGGAGTGGGTTTCGATACCTTCGAACATCCGCTGGGCGGCGACGACATGGGCGGCTACGGCCTGCTGTCGATGGCCGAGCGCGCCGAGATCGTCGGCGGTCGGCTCAACATCCGGTCCCGTCCGGGAGCGGGGACGGCGGTGACGGCGACGATTCCGCTGCCGACCGTGCTGGAGTAG